The Lolium perenne isolate Kyuss_39 chromosome 6, Kyuss_2.0, whole genome shotgun sequence genome segment TCCCcgcaaagaaagaaagaaatatcACTTGTCACAGGAAATGGCAAATACCAATTTTCTCGGTCTGAGACTACACCGCATATCATCCATTACAGGAAATTACAGAAAATGTGAGATACCATTATTTCCATCTGAAGCAAGCAGTGTAGCTAACACAAAACTAGCTAAAGCAATGTCGCAGTAAGCGGCGGTCGAACGCCGGCCAACGGTAAGTATCTCACAGAAACGACGCCTCCTCGCCCTTGGCGAAGTACACGCCGGTCGGCCCACCCTCCGGCAGCAGCGTCACCTTCACCACGTTACGGGCGCCCTCCTCGGGCGTCAGGACACCCGAGCTCATGGTCATGTCGGTCTTGGCGTAGCCTGGGTGCGCGCAGTTGACGCGGAGCTCCGGGTACCTATTCGCCAAGATCCTCGAGTACGCGTTCATGGCGGCCTTGGCCATCTTGTATGCCGCGAACCCGGTCGACCACCCACGCGCCTCCAACGCGCCGGCCTCGAAATCTTTGAGGAACTTGTCCAGCAGCTCGTCAAGCCTCTTCTCTGTCAGGCTGTCAATGTCGTTGAGTTCCTGCCTCACCTCCTCGTTGTTGATAAACTGCAAGCAAGGGTTCCAAATCTCTTTACAAAAGTATGGTGTTGGAAATTTGGGACATCATTATATCATGATTGTTGAAGAGATCTTGCCGTTAGTAATCCATAAGCGGAGGAGACATTCACCAGTCTTCCGTCGGAGGAAGATTGCAGGAGAGGCAGCAGGGCTTCGATTACATGCTTTGTGCCGTAGTAGTTTGTCTGCACACATTCCTTTGCGCCATCGACGGTCTCGTTGACATTTTTCACCATCCATTCGAGTCTCTGGTGGTAATCCAGGCCACTGAACTGTCGTATGTAAACATGCTCAGTTTTGTGTGTCCCAAAAAATTAAGAACAGACTCGCCTAGCACTACTTATCGCAACACCGGATCAGCTAAAGGATCCACTTCTCACATCTTGATCTACGGGAGAAGCAGAAAAAACGCCACCTTACCTTTTCCTCGTTGGTATCGAGTTCTTGGAGGTACTCCACCCCACCAACTGCGGCATTGTTCACCTGCAAATTAACAGAGAATATACATCAATCACCGGCCGGTTGCACAAAGcctctgcatctagcaggagtaCAAACTAGTACAAAGGGAAGCGAAAAACTTTCCAGAATGTCTAGCTTCCCAAAGCGGGTCTTGAGGAAACCGGCCAATCCAATAATGCTCGAAGCGTCCGTGATCTCCAGCTGATGGAAGACGACATCGGAGAGCCCCAGCCCTTTGAGCTTCTCCACGGCCGCCGTGCCCCTCGTCTCGTCCCGGGCCGTCAAAACCACCGTGACGCCGTCGCTGGCTAGTTGCCTACACACCTCAAAACCGATCCCTTTGTTCCCGCCGGTGACGACGGCAATCCTAGCAACCGCAACAGATCAGAGCAGTACATAGACTGATACAGTACGCTACACGGCGACGCCAGTATCCACAGGCGAACCTCGCGTTTGAAGGGCTGGAGATGGCTCCTTCCATGAGGGTGAAAAACCACGAGCTCGAACAAAGACGATGGCAGATGGGAGGAAGGATATGAGAAGACTCGTAACTGCTTCGGTGGTACCTCGGTTCGCTTTGTGGTGGTGGTTGACTTGTACAGTTTCAAATCCATATCTCCGCCTAAGAAGACCATATGTATCTCATTGATGCGCCGAGGTCCCGTCCTCATTTTTTGACGCCACAACCCTAATCAAATTAAACCACCAAAGACGGATTTTCACTAATCAAACCTCCCATCGTTATAGTGGTGTTAAAATATTAAAATTCTATATGTATGGTCTTTTAGATCTTGCTTCCTTAGATCGGTTTTGGAATGGCTACCAAGGTTATCAAGAGGAGGCAGGATGGTCCTGGGAATTTTTGTCCTCGAATGACTTtttttgattgtgcttgcttgatgaagtattTTTTGAGAACCACATATTTCACTAATCGAAAACCAAGTTACATGAAGCAACACATGTGGAAACTAAAAGACAAACCGGGATAAAATTATTATCCTGAATTTGCAGATAAAATCCTAAAAGATCGAGAAATTCAAAACGATCCCTAGTATTTCCTGCAACCACCGTAGCCAGCGGCCGTCGCCCAATTCCAACGACGCCGAGACAGACACAAGAAGTGACGCCGAGCCTCCACCATTGCAAGATCCAAAAAAAGCACCATCACCAACGaggctttgtgagtcgatgaacagGCCTGCTGCAAGCAGCGAGGCACATGTCGATGTGGCACGTCGACCGGGGAACGTCCCCGTGCTGTCTTGGACCAAGATACACCGCCTCCCATCGACGAAGTCGGAGAAGAACCGCATATCCACCACCTCTGGACCAACATCTTCGCTCCAGAAGATCCACCCCGGCCCCCAACGCCGTCGTGGACAACGACAAGCGCCGGTGACACGTCGAGAAACAGATCTCGCTAGATCTGAAGACCGACGAGAAGACCAAGATGCCGACCTGAAAGATCAACAAGCACACGTTGCCAACAACCCTGAGACGCCGCCGTGAAGGTCACCGCCGGTGTGGGAGTGGAGTTGAGGCAGATTTATTTGTCCGGGCGCCGCTCCAACCACCCCAACGACGCACCACAACAGCCAAGCCTTAACTACAAAACGGAGGAGGAACAAGGTCCCCTCCCCTCCTGCTGCCGAAGCGGCAAGCGGAGGGAGAGGGGCCCAGATTTCATGCCAGTGGAGATTGGATCTGGCCGCCGCCTCCTGGTCTCCTGAGAGTTCGGTGGAGATTGgatctggccgccgccgcctggtCTCTGCTTGATGAAGTATTGcgagtgcttgatgtctatgcacgcttctattcttgtagacagtgttgggcctccaagtgccgaGGTttttagaacaacagcaagtttcccttaagtggatcacccaaggtttatcgaactcagagaggtagaggccagagatatccctctcaagctacCCTGCAatgacgatacaagaagtctcttgtgtccccaacataccCAATACACTTTTCaggtgtatatgtgcactagttcggctaaGAGatggtaaaatgcaagtgatatggatgaatatgagtggtaataacaatctgaaataaatatgacaACAAGTAaatatgcagtaaaacagtaaataaacggtgattcgatgcttgaaaacaaggcatagggatcatactttcactagtggtcactctcaacaatgatatcataacgaaatataaatataagcacttcactatgctactctgaactactctccggttggataacgaacactagtTCATCGCGTAAGGCTGcataagcaaaccttaaagatgtattcccaagtactaatgaacaccccacgctgtcactttgagcattcataggaggtactaacacaccataatttcatagagacatccaactcaaatcataattcagtgaacaagtattctgtgaaatatagcctaagagacccacacggtgcacacactgtcacctttacacacgtgggacaaggagtctccagagatcacatccacttgaatagcataacgacatctagcactagtaggaaaagcctcatcagtggggcACCAAAAtacctattctgtggcgcatgggcggtgcACCACAGAatattctcaatctctttactttgtttttgtcttgcttagttttatttactactttgtttgctgcactaaatcaaaatacaaaaaattagttacttgttttactttataatatcatgcatgtttttattacactagtttggcataatggacaagaatgatcttcttattctatttcctgatttaaaacatggattgtttgatgcgaaaattaaaaaacctatggaatcttatttgcatgctggtagtaatattagtatgaacgctttgaacaccattgttgataataatatagaaagttctaagcttggggaagctggttttcatgatctttttattcccccaagtattgaggagaaaatttactttgatgatactttgcctcctatttatgataatgatattggtcttttagtaccgtctgttatggaggataaatttgattatgattacaatatgcctcctatatttgatgatgagaataataatgatagctactttgttgaatttgctcccactacaactaataaaattgattatgcctatgtggagagtaataattttatgcatgagactcatgataagaatgctttatgtgatagttatattgttgagtttgctcatgatgctactgaaagttattatgagagaggaaaatatggttgtagaaattttcatgttactaaaacacctctctatgtgctgaaatttttgaaactacacttgttttatcttcctgatcttgtcactttgcttttcatgaatttatttgtgtacaagattccttttcataggaagcatgttaggcttaaatttgttttgaatttgcctcttgatgctctcttttgcttcaaatactatttcttgcgagtgcatcattaaaactgctgagcccatcttaatggctataaagaaagaacttcttgggagataacccatgtgttattttgctacagtattttgttttatatttgtgtcttggaagttgtttactactgtagcaacctctcattatcttagtttagtgttttgttgtgccaagtaaagtctttgatagaaaagttcatactagatttggattactgcgcagtttcagatttctttgctgtcacgaatctgggctaaattctctgtaggtaactcagaaaaatatgccaatttacgtgagtgatcctcagatatgtacgcaactttcattcaatttgggcattttcatttgagcaagtctggtgccattttaaaattcgtcaatacgaactgttctgttttgacagattctgccttttatttcgcattgcctcttttgctatgttggatgaatttctttgatccactaatgtccagtagctttatgcaatgtccagaagtgttaagaatgattgtgtcacctctgaatatgttaatttttattgtcactaaccctctaatgagttgttctaagtttggtgtggaggaagttttcaaggatcaagagaggagtatgatgcaacatgatcaaggagagtgaaagctctaagcttggggatgccccggtggttcacccctgcatatatcaagaagactcaagcgtctaagcttggggatgcccaaggcatccccttcttcatcgacaacattatcaggttcctcccctgaaactatatttttattccatcacatcttatgtgcttttcttggagcgtcggtttgtttttgtttttgttttgtttgaataaaatggatcctagcattcactttatgggagagagacacgctccgctgtagcatatggacaaatatgtccttaggctctactcatagtattcatggcgaagtttcttcttcgttaaattgttatatggttggaattggaaaatgatacatgtagtaatttgctataatgtcttgggtaatgtgatacttggcaattgttgtgctcatgtttaagctcttgcatcatatgctttgcacccattaatgaagaaatacatagagcatgctaaaatttggtttgcgtatttggtttctctaaggtctagataatttctagtattgagtttgaacaacaaggaagacggtgtagagtcttataatgtttacaatatgtcttttatgtgagttttgctgcaccggttcatccttgtgtttgtttcaaataagccttgctagcctaaaccttgtatcgagagggaatacttctcatgcatccaaaatacttgagccaaccactatgtcatttgtgtccaccatacctacctactacatggtatttttccgccattccaaagtaaattgcttgagtgctacctttaaaattccatcattcacctttgcaatatatagctcatgggacaaatagcttaaaaactattgtaatattgaatatgtaattatgcactttatctcttattaagttgcttgttgtgcgataaccatgttcactggggacgccatcaactactctttgttgaatttcatgtgagttgctatgcatgttcatcttgtctgaagtaagagcgatctaccaccttatggttaagcatgcatattgtttgaGAAGAgcattggaccgctaactaaagccatgatccatggtggaagtttcagttttggacaaatatcctcaatctcaaatgagaaaattattaattgttgttacatgcttaagcataaaagaggagtccattatctgttgtctatgttgtcccggtatggatgtctaagttgagaataatcaatagcgagaaatccaatgcgagctt includes the following:
- the LOC127307983 gene encoding salutaridine reductase isoform X2; the protein is MEGAISSPSNARIAVVTGGNKGIGFEVCRQLASDGVTVVLTARDETRGTAAVEKLKGLGLSDVVFHQLEITDASSIIGLAGFLKTRFGKLDILVNNAAVGGVEYLQELDTNEEKFSGLDYHQRLEWMVKNVNETVDGAKECVQTNYYGTKHVIEALLPLLQSSSDGRLFINNEEVRQELNDIDSLTEKRLDELLDKFLKDFEAGALEARGWSTGFAAYKMAKAAMNAYSRILANRYPELRVNCAHPGYAKTDMTMSSGVLTPEEGARNVVKVTLLPEGGPTGVYFAKGEEASFL
- the LOC127307983 gene encoding salutaridine reductase isoform X1 codes for the protein MEGAISSPSNARIAVVTGGNKGIGFEVCRQLASDGVTVVLTARDETRGTAAVEKLKGLGLSDVVFHQLEITDASSIIGLAGFLKTRFGKLDILVNNAAVGGVEYLQELDTNEEKFSGLDYHQRLEWMVKNVNETVDGAKECVQTNYYGTKHVIEALLPLLQSSSDGRLVNVSSAYGLLTFINNEEVRQELNDIDSLTEKRLDELLDKFLKDFEAGALEARGWSTGFAAYKMAKAAMNAYSRILANRYPELRVNCAHPGYAKTDMTMSSGVLTPEEGARNVVKVTLLPEGGPTGVYFAKGEEASFL